From the genome of Pelosinus fermentans DSM 17108:
CTCATCGGATAGTTCTGACATATGAACCAGACCTTCTATTCCTGGAACTAATTCTACAAATGCTCCAAATTTAGTAATCTTAGTAACTTTTCCTTTTTCAATTGCACCTATTGAATATTGTTCGATTAAATCTAGCCAGGGATCACGCCCAACTTCTTTTAAGCTAAGGGAGATTCTCTTTGCCTCATTATCAATTTTTAAAATGAGTACCTTTACCTGATCACCTAGGGCTACAATTTCCTGAGGGCTTTTTACACGGTGCCATGATAAATCTGAGATATGAACTAACCCATCAATACCGCCGATATCAACAAAGGCACCAAAATCAACAATACGTCGTACTGTTCCTGATACAATCTGTCCCACGGCTAATTTTGAAAAGATTTCTTCTTCAAGAATGCGACGTTGTTCTTGCAATATAACCTTACGAGATAAAATTGCTCGTTTTTTAATACGATCAACCTCAATGGGTTGAAAAGTTAATGTTTGTCCTGTAAAAGGTGATAAATCTTCTACAAAGCGTAATTCTACCTGAGACGCAGGAACGAAACCATGAACTCCCAAAACAGAAACCTTTAAACCACCATTTACAACTTCCAAAACCTTAGCTTCAACTTGTTTTTTATTCTCTAGGGCTTCTTCTAATACATCCCATGCTACTATTGCATCAGCTTTTACCTTAGACAGTTTAATACCATCATTGCTCTCTAAGTCTAATACAAACACGTCAATGGTTTGCCCCTCGCTAACTATTTCTGCGGCATTCTCTGGTGTTGGATATGCTAATTCAGCTAAGGAGATGCTTCCTTCTCCTTTATAGCCAATGTCAACAAAAACCTCATCTTTACGAATACCTACGATCTTCCCCTTGATAATACTGCCTTGCTCAATTTTGATTACTTCATTGTCTAACAATTGATTGAATTCTTGCATTTTTTGATAAACCTCCTCTATTAACCAATCTGGAGTGGATGCACCTGCTGTAATTCCAACAGTTTCTATCCCAGAAAAATCTTCAACTCTCAATTCCGCAGCTGTTTCTATATGATATACCCGGCTGCCAGCATCATGACATAATTGGGCTAACCTTGAAGTATTTGCACTATTTTTACCACCAATTACTAACATTACATCTACTTTTGCTGCGATATTTAATGCTGATTGTTGCCTAAGATCAGTTGCAGTGCAGATTGTACGACGAATTTGAAATTCGTTGCATTTCGTTTGCAAAACATTAACTATAGTTTGAAAAACTTCTCCAGAAAATGTAGTTTGTACCACTACACCTAATTTCGGCATAAAAGGTAAGTGCATTGCTTCTTGAATTGTTTCGACTACGATTCCCTGGTTGTTTGACCATTCTAAAATACTCTTTACTTCTGGATGGTGTTTTTCACCAACGATTACTACAGCAAAACCATCCTGTAATAACTCATGAGCTGCTTGTTGGGCTTTTTTCACATGGGGACAAGTAGCATCAACAACCGTTAATTTTTTAGTCTGGGCTTTCGCATATATGTCCGGACCTACTCCATGAGAACGTATAATCACTGTACTCTCATCATCAACAAAAGATAAATCGTTTACTACTTCAATACCTTTATCTGAAAAGCGTTTAACTACTTGTGGATTATGAATAATGGGTCCTAAAGTATGTATAGTGCCTTCCATACCTATACATTCTTGAGCCATTGCCACTGCGCGTTTAACACCATAGCAAAAACCTTGGTGTTCAGCCGCAATTATTTTCATACATTACCTCCTATAGATTGTAAATTACTTATAGTGATATTCCCTGTAAATAATAATTATTCCTT
Proteins encoded in this window:
- a CDS encoding bifunctional 4-hydroxy-3-methylbut-2-enyl diphosphate reductase/30S ribosomal protein S1; this translates as MKIIAAEHQGFCYGVKRAVAMAQECIGMEGTIHTLGPIIHNPQVVKRFSDKGIEVVNDLSFVDDESTVIIRSHGVGPDIYAKAQTKKLTVVDATCPHVKKAQQAAHELLQDGFAVVIVGEKHHPEVKSILEWSNNQGIVVETIQEAMHLPFMPKLGVVVQTTFSGEVFQTIVNVLQTKCNEFQIRRTICTATDLRQQSALNIAAKVDVMLVIGGKNSANTSRLAQLCHDAGSRVYHIETAAELRVEDFSGIETVGITAGASTPDWLIEEVYQKMQEFNQLLDNEVIKIEQGSIIKGKIVGIRKDEVFVDIGYKGEGSISLAELAYPTPENAAEIVSEGQTIDVFVLDLESNDGIKLSKVKADAIVAWDVLEEALENKKQVEAKVLEVVNGGLKVSVLGVHGFVPASQVELRFVEDLSPFTGQTLTFQPIEVDRIKKRAILSRKVILQEQRRILEEEIFSKLAVGQIVSGTVRRIVDFGAFVDIGGIDGLVHISDLSWHRVKSPQEIVALGDQVKVLILKIDNEAKRISLSLKEVGRDPWLDLIEQYSIGAIEKGKVTKITKFGAFVELVPGIEGLVHMSELSDERVNKVEDIVAIGQEVTVKILEINKENKRISLSINKAQQDAERVEYQSYLDKQEGTGSTIGDKLGHLFKKFE